The genomic window TTTTTTATTACTGGGAGAGGAGCAATAGATATGGAGCTTTCTATTCAGAATTTAAGTAAAAAATATCACGATAAGCTAGTTGTAAAAGAGATGAATGTAACGCTGACGCCAGGTGTGTATGGTTTGCTAGGTGCTAACGGTGCAGGGAAAACTACGTTAATGAGAATGCTGGCTGGTGTATTGAGACCAACTACAGGCAGTATTTCTTTTAATGGCGAAGCAATCCACATACTTGGAGAGGAATATCACGCTCAATTAGGGTATCTTCCTCAAGAATTTGGTTATTATCCTGAGTTTACTGCTAGAGAGTTCATGTTGTATATGGCGGCAGTCAAGGGCTTGGAGAAGAGCGTGGCAAAAAGAAAGACAGAAAAACTGCTTCATTTAGTCAATTTACAAGCAGTTGCTGATAAAAAAATCAAGTCCTACTCAGGAGGGATGAAACAGCGTTTGGGGATTGCTCAGGCAGAACTGAATGATCCTGCTATTTTATTGTTGGATGAACCAACAGCAGGACTTGATCCAAAGGAGCGTGTACGCTTTCGCAATCTTATTTCTGATTTTTCAAAAGAAAAAATTGTACTTCTGTCTACTCATATTGTTTCAGATGTAACTTACATTGCAGATAAGATATTGATGATGAAAGAAGGCCAGCTTTTCTTGCAGGGGCCGATGCAGACAGTTGCTGCGAAGATAAAAGGAAAGGTTTGGGAGGTTCTAGTTGATGCTCAGAAGGCAGTTGAATACAGTAAACGTTTTTCAGTGGTCAATCTTCGACATGAAGAAGTAGGAGTACGATTAAGAATCGTTCATGACACACAACCGAACAGAGAGGCACACCTGGTAGAGCCAAATTTAGAAGATTTGTTTCTTTATTACTTTGGAGAAATTGAGCAGAGAAGAGAGGAGCAGACAGATGCTGATCAAATATGAATTTCTCAAAATTATACGTAGAAGGTCAACGCTTATTATGCTGGCAGTTAGCTTGGTAGTAACAGGTTTTCTGTTTGGATTGCCAATCATGCAATATCAAACAGTTACTCAAAGCGAAACATTAAAGGGAACCGAAGCAATCTCCTATGAAAAAGAAAGGCAAGAAGCATTGTCTGTTGTCTTAACAGATGATTATGTTCAGGAAACGATCGAAGAGTACCAACAGCTTTTTCAAATTCCTGAAAATGTTGGTTATGATGGTGATGAGAGCTTTCTAATTGGTGATGCCTATTGGTCATTTGTTTCTCCGCGAACAAAATTGCTGAATATAGTAGCGGCAAATTATGATCGACCAGGAGAAAATTCAGGGTACAATAAACTACCGGAAATGGATCTGAAAAATGAACTTGACTTTTATCAACGACGTGAAAGCAAAATAAAAGAATTATTGGATACGCCATCCAGAGAATTAACGAAACAGCAAAAAAACTATTGGCTCACAATGAGTAGTAAAGTAAAGACGCCACTGCAATATGGCTATTATGAAGGATGGGAGATCATTATCAGTAGTTTTGAACTGTTAATGTTCGGGTTGCTGGCGGTTTGTATTACACTTGCACCTGTATTTTCGGGAGAGTATCTAACAGGAACGGCTGCCGTTCTTTTGGCGAGCAAATATGGAAAAACTAAATTGATCACAGCAAAAATCATTGCTTCGTTATTGTTTGGACTACTTGCGTTTACTATCCATGTCGTAGTGGCTTTTGGCTTACCTCTGGCTGCTTTTGGGATAGATGGCTGGAATTTAAATGTACAAATAGCCAACATGAGTATCCCATATCCACTAACTTTTTTACAAGCTGCGAGTATCAATCTTGCTGTAATTTATGTTCTGTTGCTCGCTATGATAGGCTTGACACTTTTGCTGTCTGCAAAAATGAAAAGTCCGTATCTTGTATTAACAATAATAGTACCAGTGCTCTTTATTCCGCTATTTCTCTCTCCCTCTGGCACTACTGGCTGGTATAATGGCTTGTTGTTTCTATTGCCTTATCGGGCTACCAGACCTGAATTAAATAATTATGTGTCCTATCAGATCGGTCAGTGGGTTGTAGATGTATTTACTATGCGGTTGGTGTGTTATGGTGGCATCTTTCTAGTCACACTGCCATTTGCACGATCACTATTTAAGAAGCATCAAGTTTCAGGATAAATAGACGACTGGATGGTTATAAAATTGAAGCACTGCACTAAAAAACATAGATAAAATTCTTCTTATAATTTAGACAGAATTTTATCTATGACTATTAGGTACATCTTAATAAAACCATATTGGCAGTTATTCACTATTGATTTTTAAGGAAGTCTTGTTTTAATAGGTAGTAGTAATTCATATCTCTAAATCTACCATACATTAATTTTTCTTCTTTTTGTGTTCCTACGAAAGTAAAGCCATTTTTTAATGCTACTTTATTACTTGGTATATTTTCGGTATCCGCTACGATAGTTAGTCGATTTAGTTCTAAATTTTTAAAGGCATATTCACATAACTTCTTAACTACCTTAGAAATTATCCCTCTATTTTCATACTCCGAATGAATCCAATAACCGATTTCAGCTTGTTGGCTAGTCAAGTCTATTCCATGAAAATCTGTACAACCGATTAATTTATTATTAATAGCTATAAAGAAGAGAGCATCGGTTTGCTTAGCTACACCTTCTAATTTCATTTTGAAATATTCTTCTTGGTTCGTGTATTCAACAACCCCGTCAACAAAATCTAAAAATTGTCTAAGATGTTCTCTATCGGAATCTATTAACTCAAACAATTCTTTTGCCATTCTTATCTCTGGATAAACAAGATACAACTCATCTTCAATAGGCATTTTAAAATAATTTTTATTCATAGTAATTCTCCTTTTGCATGCAATAATAGATCGTTCCTATCTAATTTATTTCAGGTAGTATATTCTTTTCTATTCTATCAAAGAAGTTCAATAGAAAAAAGAGAGCTAGTAGAAGTGCCAATATATGAGGAACAGTTGGATTTAGAACATCTATTTGAATTCATATCATTACAATAAAGAAATGAAGTGTTATTTTACATGTCGGTATCAAGAATAATTAGGACGTAAACAAATAAAAAGAAGAGAAAATTGTCCATAAAAAGTGGATTTTTTTCTCTTCTTTCTGTCTTTATAATAACATAAAATGCCCTAAAAAAACAGTCTGTTTATTTTTAGAAATCTATGGTATTAAGCATATACAGAAAGGGAGGGGCTAGTGTGAAATATGATATGGTATCGTTATTTAATGAACTGCAGGATCAGAATGGTATTTCGCTGAATCAGGTAATTCAACGACAAGAGCTGCATTTATCAGAGCTTCAGCTTCAAGAGCTTGCTGTAAAAAGAGAGGAATCGTTGGAAGCCAATCACCTCATTGATTTATCCTCAGATAGCCAGCGATACATTGCGACACAATTGGATCAATCAACATTGACAACAACGAAGAACTATTTTCAGCATTTGATCGACTTGCAGGAGAGTTTTTACTTTTTGAGAAGCAATCTACCATTTTCTTATTCGGATGAAGAGCTGCTGGAAAAATTGATTGCTACTTTTGAAAAATATGAAGGATCTATTTCTCCTATGCAAGGCGCGCTTGAGGAATGGTTGATCGAAGAAAATCTCAAGGGAGGCACACTAGATGACGGAATTGACAACTCGCTTGGAAAGAAATGACATTCTAATTCTATTGAGAAAAAAGATGTTAGAAAAAATGAGTGGTACGACAACTATGCCTATTGACGAAGCAGAAAATCTGCTGCAATCCATTTTATATGTTTTGGCCCATGCTGAGAGGATAGGAAAAGATGCATCTTCTGTATTTGAAAAATTTGAGCAAGGTAAGCAAGCGATAAAACAACAGCTTGCTCATGCTGCGGATGTGTACCATCTTGTATTGAAAACAAATAATCAGCTGCCGATAGACTCCTATCAGAATCTGCTAAAAGACTTTTCTGATTTTTTTACCAGCTATGATCTGGACTACGCTGCTCATCAAACAGGGCCACTATGGATCGATTATCAATTGGCATTTTCAGTGGATGACCAACAACTGAAGGGCGTCGATTTTGTTTCTGTTTATTTAGAAAATCTACTGTATGAGAATTTGTTTTGCCAATGTTTTCCCAAGCATGTGTTGAAAGAAATGTTTGATGTTTATGGAAAGCAGCTGCAAATGGATTATCGAACAGATATCAACAATATTTATGATCGTGTGCTTTTTCAAGTGTTCGGACGCTGGCTTACAGGGAGAAAGCAGTCTGATTCTCTTTTACTGACAGAAACTGATTTTCAATCGTTGGAGATTATGTTCGAGTATCAAGAAGAAGGTCAAATAGGAGAAGCGTTCAAAAAACTTTTAGTAGAGCTGCGATTACCGGAAGCTGCATACTATTGGCACACCTTTCAGCTTTTTTTTGATAGGGTGAACGAAGCGGGTTCCGAGGCAAATCGACGAGCCTTGTTCATTTTTGAACGTCCTGTGACTACCGTTTTTTTAGTGAATGAGGGAATGCTGGCAACTGATTTTTCAGCTGTATCAATAAGTGCAGAACATATGAATGGAGAAGAAAAAATCAAATTATTGATGAACAATTTTCAATCGATTTACGATTATCTGGACTTCTTCGAGCTGGGGGTTTTAGAGGATAATGAATACTTTTTGCTGTTCAACTGTTTAGGCTCAGAAATGCTTGCCGTGTTCATCAAATTTGCACTGAGAGACTTGCGAGAGGAATCTGGAAATTTGGAGGTATTCAGCCAGCAATTTGTTGAGGAGCGGTGGAAACAATTGCTGCAAAGCTACTTAAGATCAACGGATAAAAAAGTAAGAGCAGTGTTGGATAGCTATTTGAAAAAACTTGAGCTACCACCTGTAGATTTTCGATGAGAATAGGAACTCTCTTGTATGCAAAAAGAAAAATTGTGCTATAATTAAGGGGATATCGATGTAATGAGCACCTGAATGAAAATTTAGTTAAAATTTTCATACACGGGAAAGTAGGGGTACTATGAAGATTCCTAAAGAAGGAGAGTTTGTAACCATTCAGAGTTATAAACATGACGGTCACTTACATCGAACCTGGCGAGATACCATGGTATTAAAGACAAGTGAGTATTCTCTTATCGGCGTGAACGATCATACTTTGGTCACAGAGTCTGATGGTCGTCGTTGGGTCACTCGTGAGCCAGCTATTGTTTATTTTCACAAAAAATACTGGTTCAACGTAATAGCAATGATCAGAGAAAAGGGGGTTTCTTATTATTGCAATCTGGCTTCACCGTTTCTTTTAGATGACGAAGCTTTGAAGTATATCGATTATGATTTAGATATCAAGGTTTTTCCTGATGGCGAAAAACGCTTGCTTGATGTAGATGAATATGAATTTCACAGCAAAATCATGAATTATCCGAATGATATCGATTTTATTTTGAAGGAGAATGTAAAAATTCTTGTAGATTGGATTAATAATGAACGCGGACCATTTTCTGAGGCTTATATTGATATCTGGTATCAGCGTTATCAGCAACTAGCTAAAAAGTAGTCGATGTAAAGATCCGATTGAACATAAAACACCCTGCGCTGTTGAGCGTAGGGTGTTTTATTGTGTGTGGTAATGTTTACTGATCAAGGGAATCCTATCAACAAATATGATAAACTTCTGTCAGCTTTTCAATGGCTGCTAGTACATAAGGCTCTGTTGTCGCTTCAAGGCTGGCGAACATCAACGGTTTGTCATGCTTCAAGAAGCTGAGAATTTGGTTGTATTTCATCCAACCCGTTCCAACAGGCACGATTTTGACTTGATTGTTTTCAATGACAAAATCTTTGAGGTGGAAACAGCTGATGTCATCACGCAGCTCAGTCAAAGCATTGAAGACAACTTCTTCCTGTTTTTGATAGTTGTCTAATGAGATCAGATTCGCGCAATCCATGATGATTTTCAAATTGGGCGACTGAATTTCATCGATCAGCCGCCGTGCTAGAGCTGAGGTATGAAGCGGATGATTGATTCCTGCTTCAATGCCGACCGTAACACCAAAATTTTCTGCAAATGCCACTAGCTCGATAATTGATTCCCGTGCAGCGACATAGGCTTCTTCTGTAAAATTCTTCATTGTATAGCCATTTCCAACACTTCCGGTTTCAGTCCCAACCAATGCAGCGTGGTAATCCTTTGCCAGAGTAATATGGTGTTTAAAAATAGCCAGTTCTTTTTCCCTGATGAACGGATCTGGGCTGGCAAGGTTGATATAACAGCCAAGTATAGAGACTTTGATACCCATATTTTGCAGATAATCCCCAATGTAACTGGCTGTGCCGCTGGAAATACTGGTCAAATCCGGTGCTAGTTCAGGAAAGGATTTTTTCACAGCAAATTGAATATGAGAGAAGCCGTATTTTTGGATTTTGTGCCCAAGCTCTTCACGTGTTTCAGCAGTAAGATCATGGGCGCGAATCCCTAGATTTAAAGGAATCATTGTGTAACCTCTTTTCTTAAGTGGTTCATTGATTATTGCTAAATGATCGATATTCTCTGCTATTTAAAACGCAAAATAGTTTTCTGCATTCGTGTAGCTGACGGCTTTCACCAGATTACCTAAAAGCTGTTCATCCGTCGGTGCTTCCCCACGTTCAACGATTTCACCGACAAACTCACAAAGGACGCGACGGAAGTATTCGTGACGTGTATAAGATAGGAAACTGCGCGAATCCGTCAGCATACCTACAAAATTATGAAGCACACTACCATCTGCCAACTGAGTCAATTGTTGGCGCATACCGGCACGTGTATCATTGAACCACCAACCTGATCCTAGCTGTAGCTTGCCGGCAACCTCTTTTTGGAAACAGCCAAGCAATGCAACTAATGCAGGATAGTCATTTGGATTCAGAGAATATAAAATTGTTTTTGGCAACTGATCCGTCTGTTCTGCTCGATCAAGCAACTTTTGTAAAGGAATTGTTAGTGAAAGATCGTTGATTCCGTCATAGCCAGTATCCGGGCCTAACTGTGCTTGCATCCGTCCATTACAATTACGATAGGCATGGATGTGGAGCTGCATTGTCCAGTTGTACTTGTGGTAAAAATGGATCAGACGAGTCAGTGTTTCTGTTCGGTAGGCATCGACTTCTTTTTCAGTCAAGGCATGGCCAGCCAATCCTTTTTGGAAAATTACTTCTAGTGTGTCGCTATCTGCCTTTTCATAGCGAAGAATATCTAATGCGTGATCAGAAAGACGACCACCAAGCTCATGGAAATAATCAACCCGACTGCCTAACGCTGCAATCAGCTCTTCATAGGTAGTGACAGGTTGTTCGCAAGCGTCCGCTAAACGACTGATCCATGCTGAAAAATCCGCTTGGTTGATATTCAATGCTTTATCAGGACGGAAAGAAGGGAGGACTTTAAAACGTGATTCCTCTTGTGCTAATAGCTTGTGATAGCTTAGATCATCTGCGGGATCATCTGTTGTGCAGACAACCTTTACATTGGAGCTGCTGATGATTTCACGACGCTTAAAGCTGTCAGCTGCCAGTTTTTCATTTGCTAGTTGCCAGATTTTTTCTGTGTTCTCTTTATTTACCAGCAGATCGATACCAAAGAAACGTTTCAACTCTAAATGAGTCCATGTATAAAGCGGGTTTCCAATGATTTTTGGAACAGTTTCACACCATACGGCAAATTTGTCATAGTCTGAGGCATCTCCTGTAATATGAGATTCCGGAACACCGCATGCTCGCATCAAGCGCCATTTGTAATGATCGCCATAAAGCCAAGCAGCAGTAATGTTCTCAAAATTCTTGTTTTCATAGATTTCCTTTGGTTCCAAATGGCAGTGATAATCTATGATCGGCATAGCAGCTGCGTGATTATGATAAAGCTTTTTTGCCCAGTCTGTGGATAGTAAAAAGTCGTCGTTTAAAAACATAAATTTCAGTCCTTCTTTCTGGATAATTTCGTGTTGTATTAGGATAAGTGATGGACATCACAAAATGTGATAGGTCAATTGTATGAATAACAGACATACAATTGCTATTCGACATAGAAGCTATTTAGTAAGAACAACAATTGTATGCTTAGCGAGCAGTGATACTCAGATTTAGAGGTTGGGACAGAAGTGTTCAGCTTCAAGCAATAAGGCGGAATTCACGAAAAATGCATCACAAATTTTTCGTGAATTTCGACTTATTGTCGAAGAAGTTGCTTCTGTCCCACCGTTTATTCGGTTTTAGATGTATAGAGGTGTGTGGGATTGAGTTATCTCCCACACTCTAAAGTGTCACACCATTTTTAAAGATAGCGACTTCGCGAACGTCATTTTCTTCATTGCGCGTTTGTTCACCACTGGCAACGGCCACTAGCTTATCAATAAAGTCCTGTAAGACATCATCCATTGAGCGCTCAAGTAAAGAGCCTGCGTTGAAATCCATCCAATGACCTTTTCTTTCAAAAATCGTGTTGTTTGTTGCAATCTTGACTGTTGGCACATAGGCACCAAATGGCGTTCCTCGACCCGTTGTAAAGAGAACCATATGACAATCTGAGGATGCCAATGCAGAAGCAGCGACAAGATCATTACCGGGCGCTTGTAATAAGCTCAAGCCTTTCTTAGAAAGCTTTTCGCCGTATTTTAAGACATCGACAACGGGGGCAGTACCGGCCTTTTGTGTACAACCTAATGATTTATCTTCTAGAGTAGTGATTCCACCTGCTTTATTTCCAGGAGATGGATTTTCATAAACCGGCTCACCGTAGGATAAGAAATACTGTTTAAAATCGTTGATCAAATGAACAATGTCTTCGAAGACTTCTTTATTCTCTGCTCGTGCCATCAGCATTTGCTCCGCTCCGAACATTTCCGGTACTTCAGTCAAAATAGTGCTGCCGCCTTGGGCAATCAGAAAATCAGAAAAAGCACCCAAGAGCGGATTTGCCGTGATTCCTGAAAAACCATCGGAACCACCACATTTCAAGCCGACATTTAGTTCAGACAGTGGAACATCTTCGCGTTGATCATTTTTCGCTGCTTGGTAAAGCTCTTCCAGAAGCTCTACGCCTTTTTCTACTTCATCATAGACCTCTTGGGCAACGAGGAATTTTACACGAGTTTCATCATATTCGCCTAGCTTTTCTTGGAAGGCTGGAATCGTATTGTTTTCACAGCCAAGTCCGAATACCAACACTCCACCGGCATTCGGATGCTTCACTGCATCGATCAGGACATCACGTGTATTTTGATGATCGGTTCCCAACTGTGAACAGCCATAGGGATGTTTAAGGATCGTGATATTATCGAAGGGACCAAGATCAGGATGATTGGCCTTAAATTCTTTCAGCATCAATTCTGCCATACCATTCACACAGCCAACAGTAGGGATGATGAATAGATCGTTTCGAATCCCGACTTTTCCATTTGGACGTTTGTAGCCTTTGAAAGTTAGATTCGTTTTTGGATAGTGGACCTGCTGTAAATTCGGCTGATAGGAATAATCCAGTTCACCAGCTAAATTAGTTTTTACGTTGTGTGTATGCAGCCAGTCACCGATGACTACATCACTAATCGTATGACCAATAGGATAACCGTACTTGATGACATTATGGCCGTCCGGCATATTTTGCAAGGCAATTTTGTGTCCCTGAGGAATTTCTTGATTTGCTGTGATCTCTTGCTCATCGATAGTCAGATGTTCTCCTTGTTCGATCGGACGAAGTGCAACTGCTACAG from Enterococcus sp. 9E7_DIV0242 includes these protein-coding regions:
- a CDS encoding nucleoside tri-diphosphate phosphatase — translated: MKIPKEGEFVTIQSYKHDGHLHRTWRDTMVLKTSEYSLIGVNDHTLVTESDGRRWVTREPAIVYFHKKYWFNVIAMIREKGVSYYCNLASPFLLDDEALKYIDYDLDIKVFPDGEKRLLDVDEYEFHSKIMNYPNDIDFILKENVKILVDWINNERGPFSEAYIDIWYQRYQQLAKK
- the uxaC gene encoding glucuronate isomerase, with the protein product MFLNDDFLLSTDWAKKLYHNHAAAMPIIDYHCHLEPKEIYENKNFENITAAWLYGDHYKWRLMRACGVPESHITGDASDYDKFAVWCETVPKIIGNPLYTWTHLELKRFFGIDLLVNKENTEKIWQLANEKLAADSFKRREIISSSNVKVVCTTDDPADDLSYHKLLAQEESRFKVLPSFRPDKALNINQADFSAWISRLADACEQPVTTYEELIAALGSRVDYFHELGGRLSDHALDILRYEKADSDTLEVIFQKGLAGHALTEKEVDAYRTETLTRLIHFYHKYNWTMQLHIHAYRNCNGRMQAQLGPDTGYDGINDLSLTIPLQKLLDRAEQTDQLPKTILYSLNPNDYPALVALLGCFQKEVAGKLQLGSGWWFNDTRAGMRQQLTQLADGSVLHNFVGMLTDSRSFLSYTRHEYFRRVLCEFVGEIVERGEAPTDEQLLGNLVKAVSYTNAENYFAF
- a CDS encoding DUF6323 family protein: MKYDMVSLFNELQDQNGISLNQVIQRQELHLSELQLQELAVKREESLEANHLIDLSSDSQRYIATQLDQSTLTTTKNYFQHLIDLQESFYFLRSNLPFSYSDEELLEKLIATFEKYEGSISPMQGALEEWLIEENLKGGTLDDGIDNSLGKK
- a CDS encoding GNAT family protein, coding for MNKNYFKMPIEDELYLVYPEIRMAKELFELIDSDREHLRQFLDFVDGVVEYTNQEEYFKMKLEGVAKQTDALFFIAINNKLIGCTDFHGIDLTSQQAEIGYWIHSEYENRGIISKVVKKLCEYAFKNLELNRLTIVADTENIPSNKVALKNGFTFVGTQKEEKLMYGRFRDMNYYYLLKQDFLKNQ
- a CDS encoding UxaA family hydrolase; this encodes MPELLTKSPLMKLNPYDTVAVALRPIEQGEHLTIDEQEITANQEIPQGHKIALQNMPDGHNVIKYGYPIGHTISDVVIGDWLHTHNVKTNLAGELDYSYQPNLQQVHYPKTNLTFKGYKRPNGKVGIRNDLFIIPTVGCVNGMAELMLKEFKANHPDLGPFDNITILKHPYGCSQLGTDHQNTRDVLIDAVKHPNAGGVLVFGLGCENNTIPAFQEKLGEYDETRVKFLVAQEVYDEVEKGVELLEELYQAAKNDQREDVPLSELNVGLKCGGSDGFSGITANPLLGAFSDFLIAQGGSTILTEVPEMFGAEQMLMARAENKEVFEDIVHLINDFKQYFLSYGEPVYENPSPGNKAGGITTLEDKSLGCTQKAGTAPVVDVLKYGEKLSKKGLSLLQAPGNDLVAASALASSDCHMVLFTTGRGTPFGAYVPTVKIATNNTIFERKGHWMDFNAGSLLERSMDDVLQDFIDKLVAVASGEQTRNEENDVREVAIFKNGVTL
- a CDS encoding sugar phosphate isomerase/epimerase family protein encodes the protein MIPLNLGIRAHDLTAETREELGHKIQKYGFSHIQFAVKKSFPELAPDLTSISSGTASYIGDYLQNMGIKVSILGCYINLASPDPFIREKELAIFKHHITLAKDYHAALVGTETGSVGNGYTMKNFTEEAYVAARESIIELVAFAENFGVTVGIEAGINHPLHTSALARRLIDEIQSPNLKIIMDCANLISLDNYQKQEEVVFNALTELRDDISCFHLKDFVIENNQVKIVPVGTGWMKYNQILSFLKHDKPLMFASLEATTEPYVLAAIEKLTEVYHIC
- a CDS encoding ABC transporter ATP-binding protein — its product is MELSIQNLSKKYHDKLVVKEMNVTLTPGVYGLLGANGAGKTTLMRMLAGVLRPTTGSISFNGEAIHILGEEYHAQLGYLPQEFGYYPEFTAREFMLYMAAVKGLEKSVAKRKTEKLLHLVNLQAVADKKIKSYSGGMKQRLGIAQAELNDPAILLLDEPTAGLDPKERVRFRNLISDFSKEKIVLLSTHIVSDVTYIADKILMMKEGQLFLQGPMQTVAAKIKGKVWEVLVDAQKAVEYSKRFSVVNLRHEEVGVRLRIVHDTQPNREAHLVEPNLEDLFLYYFGEIEQRREEQTDADQI
- a CDS encoding ABC transporter permease, whose product is MLIKYEFLKIIRRRSTLIMLAVSLVVTGFLFGLPIMQYQTVTQSETLKGTEAISYEKERQEALSVVLTDDYVQETIEEYQQLFQIPENVGYDGDESFLIGDAYWSFVSPRTKLLNIVAANYDRPGENSGYNKLPEMDLKNELDFYQRRESKIKELLDTPSRELTKQQKNYWLTMSSKVKTPLQYGYYEGWEIIISSFELLMFGLLAVCITLAPVFSGEYLTGTAAVLLASKYGKTKLITAKIIASLLFGLLAFTIHVVVAFGLPLAAFGIDGWNLNVQIANMSIPYPLTFLQAASINLAVIYVLLLAMIGLTLLLSAKMKSPYLVLTIIVPVLFIPLFLSPSGTTGWYNGLLFLLPYRATRPELNNYVSYQIGQWVVDVFTMRLVCYGGIFLVTLPFARSLFKKHQVSG
- a CDS encoding DUF6179 domain-containing protein encodes the protein MTELTTRLERNDILILLRKKMLEKMSGTTTMPIDEAENLLQSILYVLAHAERIGKDASSVFEKFEQGKQAIKQQLAHAADVYHLVLKTNNQLPIDSYQNLLKDFSDFFTSYDLDYAAHQTGPLWIDYQLAFSVDDQQLKGVDFVSVYLENLLYENLFCQCFPKHVLKEMFDVYGKQLQMDYRTDINNIYDRVLFQVFGRWLTGRKQSDSLLLTETDFQSLEIMFEYQEEGQIGEAFKKLLVELRLPEAAYYWHTFQLFFDRVNEAGSEANRRALFIFERPVTTVFLVNEGMLATDFSAVSISAEHMNGEEKIKLLMNNFQSIYDYLDFFELGVLEDNEYFLLFNCLGSEMLAVFIKFALRDLREESGNLEVFSQQFVEERWKQLLQSYLRSTDKKVRAVLDSYLKKLELPPVDFR